A window of the Rickettsia felis URRWXCal2 genome harbors these coding sequences:
- the yqiY gene encoding Amino acid ABC transporter permease protein, whose amino-acid sequence MFEYLIKFYPKILFIVEGTLVTLKYSVIAVIFGLVIGMLLAICKVNKNRALRLFANFYTSIFRGTPLLIQLSIIYFASPYIIGVKFSVFMAGAISFSLNSGAYVSEVIRAGINAVDKGQFEAAVALAIPKFLIMKDIILPQAVKNIFPSLVNELVNLVKESAIISMLGEMDLMRRAQIVSIETYNYFFPMFIAACCYYILVMLISFIAKIIEKKMIVN is encoded by the coding sequence ATGTTCGAATATTTAATAAAATTCTATCCAAAAATCCTTTTTATTGTAGAAGGGACTTTAGTAACTTTAAAATATAGCGTTATTGCCGTTATATTCGGTTTAGTAATAGGGATGTTGCTCGCTATTTGTAAGGTAAATAAGAATCGTGCTTTAAGACTTTTTGCAAATTTCTATACTTCTATTTTCAGAGGTACTCCTTTATTAATTCAATTAAGTATTATTTATTTTGCTTCACCTTATATCATAGGTGTTAAATTTAGTGTGTTTATGGCGGGAGCTATTTCTTTTTCCCTTAATTCGGGAGCATATGTTTCCGAAGTAATCAGGGCGGGGATTAATGCAGTTGATAAAGGGCAGTTTGAAGCGGCTGTAGCTCTTGCTATTCCAAAGTTTTTAATAATGAAAGATATAATTCTGCCGCAAGCAGTTAAAAATATTTTTCCGTCATTAGTAAATGAGCTTGTAAATTTGGTTAAAGAATCAGCCATTATTTCTATGCTTGGAGAAATGGATTTAATGCGGAGAGCACAAATTGTATCAATTGAAACATATAATTATTTTTTTCCAATGTTTATTGCTGCGTGCTGTTATTATATTTTAGTGATGTTAATCAGCTTTATAGCAAAAATAATTGAGAAAAAAATGATTGTTAATTAA
- the sdhA gene encoding Succinate dehydrogenase flavoprotein subunit encodes MTKAYNIIHHKFDVVVVGAGGAGLRSAFGMAKEGLNTACITKLFPTRSHTVAAQGGISAALGNMGEDDWRWHMYDTVKGSDWLGDQDAIEYMCKNAPDAILELEHYGVPFSRTEEGKIYQRPFGGMTTEYGKGKAAQRTCAAADRTGHAILHTLYQQSLKHKVQFFVEYFAIDLLMEDGECRGVVVWNLDDGTLHCFRAHNVVLATGGYGRAYFSATSAHTCTGDGGGMAIRAGLPLQDMEFVQFHPTGIYSAGCLITEGARGEGGYLVNANGERFMERYAPAAKDLASRDVVSRAMTIEIREGRGVGEHKDHVFLHLNHLSPEILHSRLPGISETAKIFAGVDVTKEPIPVLPTVHYNMGGIPTNYHGQVIIKDGTNHNSVVKGLMAIGEAACVSVHGANRLGSNSLLDLVVFGRSSALKAAELISPASPHKPIKEASLEKIINRFDKVRHANGNILVADLRLKMQRTMQSHASVFRTQEVLDEGAGMISEIRNGYKDIKINDKSLIWNSDLVEALELDNLLDQALVTVYSAAARKESRGAHAREDYPDRNDGDWMKHTLSSIDEAGKIVIDYKPVTLTTLTDEISAIPPAKRVY; translated from the coding sequence ATGACTAAAGCATATAATATCATTCATCATAAATTTGACGTAGTAGTTGTAGGTGCAGGCGGAGCAGGTCTTCGTTCTGCATTCGGTATGGCTAAAGAAGGGCTAAATACCGCCTGTATAACTAAGCTATTTCCGACTCGTAGTCATACTGTGGCTGCACAAGGCGGAATCAGTGCAGCACTTGGGAATATGGGCGAAGATGATTGGCGTTGGCATATGTATGATACTGTTAAAGGCTCTGATTGGTTAGGTGATCAGGATGCTATCGAGTATATGTGCAAGAACGCTCCTGATGCGATTTTAGAGCTAGAGCATTACGGCGTACCTTTCTCAAGAACCGAAGAGGGAAAGATTTATCAACGTCCTTTTGGAGGAATGACTACGGAGTACGGTAAAGGAAAAGCGGCTCAGCGTACATGTGCTGCGGCAGATCGCACGGGGCATGCCATACTTCATACGTTATATCAGCAGTCACTAAAGCATAAAGTACAGTTTTTCGTTGAGTATTTTGCTATTGATTTATTGATGGAAGATGGTGAATGTAGAGGCGTAGTTGTGTGGAATTTAGACGATGGTACTCTGCATTGTTTTAGAGCTCATAATGTAGTGCTTGCAACGGGCGGATACGGGCGTGCTTATTTTTCAGCAACGTCTGCTCATACTTGTACGGGTGACGGGGGCGGTATGGCGATTAGAGCAGGTTTGCCGCTGCAAGATATGGAGTTTGTACAGTTCCACCCGACCGGTATATATTCTGCCGGTTGTCTCATTACCGAGGGAGCAAGAGGTGAAGGTGGATATCTCGTTAATGCAAACGGAGAGCGTTTTATGGAGCGTTACGCTCCAGCCGCAAAGGATTTAGCTTCAAGAGACGTAGTTTCAAGAGCGATGACTATCGAGATTCGTGAAGGGCGAGGAGTCGGCGAGCATAAAGATCACGTATTTCTGCATTTAAATCATTTATCGCCTGAAATTTTACACAGCCGTTTGCCCGGTATCTCTGAGACGGCTAAAATTTTTGCCGGTGTTGATGTCACTAAAGAGCCGATACCGGTACTTCCTACAGTTCATTATAATATGGGCGGGATACCGACTAATTACCACGGTCAAGTAATTATTAAAGACGGCACTAATCATAATAGCGTAGTAAAAGGTCTTATGGCAATTGGTGAAGCGGCTTGCGTATCGGTACACGGTGCTAATCGATTAGGTTCAAACTCTTTACTTGATTTAGTAGTATTCGGTAGAAGTAGTGCTTTAAAAGCAGCTGAGCTTATTAGTCCAGCGAGTCCCCATAAGCCTATAAAAGAGGCAAGTCTTGAAAAAATTATAAATAGATTTGATAAAGTCCGTCACGCTAACGGTAATATTTTAGTTGCAGATTTAAGGCTTAAAATGCAAAGAACTATGCAAAGCCACGCTTCGGTATTTAGAACTCAAGAAGTACTAGATGAAGGAGCAGGAATGATTAGCGAAATAAGAAACGGCTATAAAGATATAAAAATTAACGATAAATCTTTAATTTGGAATAGTGATTTAGTGGAGGCTTTAGAGCTAGATAATCTACTTGATCAGGCCTTGGTGACAGTATATTCGGCAGCTGCAAGAAAAGAAAGCAGAGGTGCTCATGCTAGGGAAGATTATCCTGATCGTAATGATGGAGATTGGATGAAGCATACTCTTAGCTCTATCGATGAAGCAGGTAAAATAGTTATTGATTATAAACCTGTAACGCTAACCACTTTAACCGATGAGATAAGTGCAATTCCACCGGCCAAGAGGGTGTATTAA
- the sdhD gene encoding Succinate dehydrogenase hydrophobic membrane anchor protein, with amino-acid sequence MVYDFKAEIVKAKNSGSHHWLLQRVTGIILALCSIWLIYFTLTNKNNDINIIMWELKKPFNVVALLITVAISLYHAMLGMRVVIEDYVSCHKLRNTLIVIVQLFCIVTIAAFVVAMFYRG; translated from the coding sequence ATGGTATATGATTTTAAAGCAGAAATTGTAAAAGCAAAAAATAGCGGTTCTCATCATTGGTTATTGCAAAGAGTAACGGGGATTATATTAGCTTTATGTTCTATATGGTTAATATATTTTACGCTAACTAACAAAAATAATGACATAAATATTATTATGTGGGAGCTTAAAAAGCCTTTTAACGTAGTAGCCTTGTTAATTACGGTGGCTATTTCGTTGTATCATGCAATGCTTGGTATGCGTGTAGTGATTGAGGATTATGTAAGTTGTCACAAATTACGTAATACATTGATTGTAATAGTACAATTATTTTGTATTGTGACTATTGCAGCTTTTGTAGTAGCGATGTTTTATAGGGGATGA
- a CDS encoding NT (nucleotidyltransferase) domain and HEPN (higher eukarytoes and prokaryotes nucleotide-binding) domain, with product MKTTLPERSLKIEARLNFIVQQILDIAQDKIAMIILYGSFARGDWVRDLPNGYHSDTDILIILKKGKYKGHAALRLEDNIYKRLEKTGIIKNQIIPYDSEISIILESIDEVNRQLEKGRYFFTDIKKEGILLYDSSEFVLREAKELPWSEVKEIAKEDYEQWYERGYGFLDGAYNFLEKQKYALAAFMLHQATESFYSTILLVFSRYKPKLHDIKKLGGKAENYNSELLQVFPIATPEQKECFELLQKAYVDARYNKNYKITKEQLLYLIDRIEKLKQITEKICLEKINGI from the coding sequence ATGAAAACCACTTTACCTGAACGTTCTTTAAAGATTGAAGCAAGGCTTAATTTTATAGTGCAGCAAATTTTAGATATTGCACAAGATAAAATTGCCATGATTATCTTGTATGGTTCGTTTGCTAGAGGTGATTGGGTACGTGATTTACCTAACGGTTATCATAGCGATACTGATATTTTGATAATTCTAAAAAAAGGTAAATATAAAGGACATGCTGCTTTAAGATTAGAAGATAATATATATAAAAGATTAGAAAAGACGGGCATAATAAAAAATCAGATTATTCCATATGATTCAGAGATATCCATAATTCTTGAATCAATAGACGAGGTAAATAGGCAGTTAGAGAAAGGGCGTTATTTTTTCACTGATATTAAGAAAGAAGGAATTCTTTTATATGATAGCAGCGAGTTTGTTTTAAGAGAAGCTAAAGAGTTACCTTGGAGCGAGGTAAAAGAAATTGCTAAAGAAGATTATGAGCAATGGTATGAAAGAGGATATGGTTTTTTAGATGGAGCATATAACTTCCTCGAAAAACAAAAATATGCATTAGCAGCTTTTATGCTTCACCAAGCCACGGAAAGTTTTTATAGTACAATTTTATTAGTTTTTTCTCGTTATAAGCCAAAGTTGCATGATATAAAAAAATTAGGGGGCAAAGCAGAAAACTACAATAGTGAGTTATTGCAAGTATTTCCTATAGCAACGCCGGAGCAAAAAGAATGTTTTGAGTTGCTTCAAAAAGCATATGTTGATGCAAGATATAATAAAAATTATAAAATTACCAAAGAACAGCTTTTATATTTGATTGATAGAATTGAAAAGCTAAAACAAATAACAGAAAAAATATGTTTAGAGAAAATTAATGGTATATGA
- the sdhC gene encoding Succinate dehydrogenase cytochrome b-556 subunit — protein sequence MTKTKQEIYNKRPTSPHLSIYKLQISSTLSILHRMTGVALFFAVSILAWWLILSKYDNNYLQFANCCIIKICLVAVSYAWFYHLCNGIRHLFWDIGYGFSIKAVNITGWCVVVCSILLTMLLWV from the coding sequence ATGACTAAAACCAAACAAGAAATTTATAATAAGCGTCCGACTTCGCCGCATTTAAGCATATATAAGCTGCAAATTAGTTCTACTTTATCGATTTTGCATCGTATGACCGGCGTAGCTCTATTTTTTGCAGTATCGATTTTGGCGTGGTGGTTGATTCTTAGCAAATATGACAATAATTATTTACAATTTGCTAATTGCTGCATTATAAAAATATGCTTAGTAGCAGTAAGCTACGCTTGGTTTTATCATTTATGCAACGGCATCAGGCATTTATTTTGGGATATCGGTTACGGCTTTTCTATAAAAGCAGTTAATATCACCGGTTGGTGTGTAGTTGTATGTTCTATATTATTAACTATGTTACTATGGGTATAA
- a CDS encoding Predicted sulfurtransferase, with the protein MIKLTGPKDVNVKINYSDVHPFHKLKVRLKKEIVAMNVDLFKGEYIEPKDWDEFITKQNVIVIDTRNDYEVEVGTFKSAINPNTRTFKQFPAWVQQNQELLKGKKIAMVCTGGIRCEKSTSLLKSIGYEEVYHLKGGILQYLEDTQNKNNLWQGECFVFDDRRAVADDLSPAEGHWLQR; encoded by the coding sequence TTGATAAAACTAACCGGCCCCAAAGATGTTAACGTTAAAATAAATTATAGTGATGTTCATCCTTTTCATAAGCTGAAAGTCAGACTTAAGAAAGAGATTGTAGCGATGAATGTTGATTTATTTAAAGGTGAATATATAGAGCCGAAAGATTGGGACGAATTTATCACCAAACAAAATGTTATAGTAATAGATACTCGTAATGATTATGAAGTAGAGGTCGGTACATTTAAATCGGCAATTAATCCTAATACCAGAACATTTAAACAGTTTCCCGCTTGGGTTCAGCAGAATCAAGAATTGCTCAAAGGTAAGAAAATTGCTATGGTCTGTACAGGCGGTATCAGGTGTGAAAAATCCACTAGCTTACTTAAAAGTATAGGTTATGAAGAGGTATATCATCTAAAAGGCGGTATATTGCAATATTTAGAAGATACACAAAATAAAAATAATTTATGGCAAGGTGAATGTTTCGTCTTTGATGATAGGAGAGCAGTAGCGGATGACTTATCACCCGCAGAAGGGCATTGGTTGCAGAGATAG
- a CDS encoding Predicted sulfurtransferase, whose amino-acid sequence MNEKIAILSAYSFVNIEEPANLIPKLLLIGKKNMLEVLFY is encoded by the coding sequence ATGAATGAAAAAATAGCAATTTTAAGTGCATACAGTTTTGTTAATATAGAAGAACCGGCGAATTTGATACCGAAACTTTTGCTTATCGGTAAAAAAAATATGTTAGAGGTACTATTTTATTAG
- the htrA gene encoding Periplasmic serine protease encodes MMNLKIVLILIVLISSNIVLAKENSKSLKVAEQEENEFTAINSAPLKVSEAARYSFADIVEPLIPAVVNISTIEYVNSKSENAEKDPLQEKKPLDFINDFLEKLNIPLNLEEIDQTPKSVPLGSGFIIEPNGLIVTNYHVIANVDKINIKLADNTELSAKLIGSDTKTDLALLKIDSEEPLPFVEFGDSNDARVGDWVIAIGNPFGNLGGTVTSGIISSKGRDIDIDTDNIVDNFIQTDAAINNGNSGGPMFNLDQKVIGVNTAIFSPLGTNIGIGFAIPSNTAKPIIERLKKDGKVSRGRLGVTIQDLTEEISEGLGLKDTRGVLVAKVQEDGPGDKAGIKTGDIIIEFADIPVKNTKKLRVIIADAPIDQEVKVKILRDKKELELPIKITSDNEEVTKDSTEETNKEEITNKEESNLSITKNNITFSNLTEELRQQYNIPSDKAGIVITNIDEEESSFKIGDLITNINQESIDDINKLEELYESAKKSDKQNILLLIERGDTSVFVPLSVV; translated from the coding sequence AAGTAAGTGAAGCTGCCCGTTATAGCTTTGCTGATATAGTTGAGCCGTTAATTCCTGCAGTTGTTAATATTTCAACAATAGAATATGTTAATAGTAAGTCGGAAAATGCTGAGAAAGATCCGCTGCAAGAAAAAAAGCCTTTAGACTTCATTAATGATTTTTTAGAAAAGCTAAATATACCGCTGAATTTGGAAGAAATCGATCAAACTCCTAAAAGCGTTCCGCTTGGTTCAGGGTTTATTATTGAGCCTAACGGTTTAATAGTGACAAACTATCATGTAATTGCAAATGTTGATAAAATTAATATAAAACTTGCAGATAATACCGAATTATCGGCTAAATTAATAGGTAGCGATACTAAAACCGATTTAGCTCTCTTAAAAATAGATAGTGAGGAACCGTTACCGTTTGTTGAGTTTGGAGATTCAAATGATGCAAGAGTAGGAGACTGGGTTATTGCAATCGGTAATCCATTTGGTAATCTAGGCGGTACGGTGACAAGCGGTATTATTTCCTCTAAAGGGCGGGATATTGATATAGATACGGATAATATAGTCGATAATTTTATTCAAACGGATGCTGCAATTAATAACGGTAATTCCGGTGGTCCTATGTTTAATTTGGATCAAAAAGTAATAGGCGTAAATACGGCAATTTTTTCACCGCTCGGTACTAATATAGGTATTGGTTTTGCAATACCGTCAAATACTGCAAAGCCCATAATCGAACGTCTTAAGAAAGATGGAAAAGTAAGTAGAGGACGCCTTGGAGTAACAATACAAGATTTAACCGAGGAAATTTCTGAAGGGTTAGGGCTTAAAGATACTAGGGGGGTGTTAGTAGCTAAAGTACAAGAAGACGGTCCAGGTGATAAAGCAGGAATTAAAACAGGTGATATAATAATAGAGTTTGCAGATATACCGGTTAAAAATACTAAAAAATTGCGTGTAATTATTGCAGATGCTCCTATTGATCAGGAAGTAAAAGTAAAAATACTTCGCGATAAAAAAGAGCTTGAATTACCTATTAAAATTACTTCAGATAATGAAGAAGTTACCAAAGATTCTACAGAAGAGACCAATAAAGAAGAAATAACAAACAAAGAAGAAAGTAATTTATCTATTACTAAAAATAATATTACTTTTAGTAATTTGACTGAAGAATTAAGACAACAATATAATATTCCGAGCGATAAAGCTGGAATAGTTATAACCAATATTGATGAAGAAGAAAGCAGTTTCAAAATTGGCGATCTGATAACCAATATTAATCAGGAAAGCATAGATGATATAAATAAGCTAGAAGAATTATATGAAAGTGCTAAAAAATCAGATAAGCAAAATATTTTGCTTTTGATTGAAAGGGGCGATACAAGTGTATTTGTGCCGTTATCGGTGGTGTAG